One window from the genome of Faecalibacterium sp. HTF-F encodes:
- a CDS encoding sugar kinase — protein MKVVTFGELMVRLQPFNYERFVQANSLEFTFGGGEANVAVSLANYGLDAAFVTKLPAHAIGQAAVNSLRRYGVDTSMITRGGDRVGIYYNEKGASQRGSVCIYDRANSAIQLAQPSDFDWDKIFEGVDWFHFTGITPALGANVVEICLEACKAAKAHGVKISCDLNYRGKLWTREQAREAMTKLCEYVDVCISNEEDAKDVFGIEAEATDIYGGKLNAEGYKSVAKQLADKFHFEKVAITLRESHNASENGWSAMLYDVASNEYCFSKKYELKIIDRVGGGDSFGGGLIYALLNGKSTQDAVEFAVAASALKHTIEGDYNMMTVSEVEKLAGGDGSGRIQR, from the coding sequence ATGAAAGTTGTTACTTTTGGCGAACTGATGGTCCGTCTGCAGCCGTTCAACTACGAGCGTTTCGTTCAGGCTAACAGCCTGGAGTTCACCTTCGGCGGCGGCGAGGCAAACGTTGCTGTTTCTCTGGCCAACTACGGTCTGGACGCAGCCTTCGTCACCAAGCTGCCCGCACACGCAATCGGTCAGGCCGCTGTCAACAGCCTGCGCCGTTATGGCGTTGACACCAGCATGATCACCCGCGGCGGCGATCGCGTTGGCATCTACTACAACGAGAAGGGTGCTTCTCAGCGTGGTTCCGTCTGCATCTACGACCGCGCCAACAGCGCCATCCAGCTGGCTCAGCCCTCCGACTTTGATTGGGATAAGATTTTCGAGGGCGTGGACTGGTTCCACTTCACCGGCATCACCCCGGCTCTGGGTGCAAACGTTGTTGAGATCTGCCTGGAGGCCTGCAAGGCTGCTAAGGCTCACGGCGTAAAGATCAGCTGCGACCTGAACTACCGCGGCAAGCTGTGGACCCGCGAGCAGGCTCGCGAGGCTATGACCAAGCTGTGCGAGTACGTTGACGTCTGCATCTCCAACGAGGAGGACGCAAAGGACGTGTTCGGCATCGAGGCCGAGGCTACCGATATCTACGGCGGCAAGCTGAATGCTGAGGGCTACAAGAGCGTTGCAAAGCAGCTGGCTGACAAGTTCCACTTCGAGAAGGTCGCTATCACCCTGCGTGAGAGCCACAACGCTTCCGAGAACGGCTGGAGCGCAATGCTGTACGATGTTGCTTCCAATGAGTACTGCTTCTCCAAGAAGTACGAGCTGAAAATCATCGACCGCGTTGGCGGCGGTGACTCCTTCGGCGGCGGCCTGATCTACGCTCTGCTGAACGGCAAGAGCACTCAGGATGCTGTTGAGTTCGCTGTTGCTGCTTCTGCTCTGAAGCACACCATCGAGGGCGACTACAACATGATGACCGTGTCCGAGGTCGAGAAGCTGGCTGGCGGCGACGGTTCCGGCCGTATCCAGCGCTAA
- the eda gene encoding bifunctional 4-hydroxy-2-oxoglutarate aldolase/2-dehydro-3-deoxy-phosphogluconate aldolase has translation MNPIVEKVYQIGIIPVIAFNSVDEALPLCKALADGGLPAAEVTFRTACAEDCIRKIHEEMPEMLLGAGTVLTTEQADRAMAAGASFIVAPGFDPEVCKHVIDKGGIMMPGTCSAGEMQQAMNMGCEALKFFPAEANGGVGMLKNIGAALKSARWMCTGGVNAKNVNDYLGYDQIFAVGGTWMCKSDVIKAHDWAKITAQSKEAVDTMLGLKLMHVGINTENEEEAMKMANLIGSLLNMKVAPGNSSIFVGNKEFEIMKKPGRGTNGHIAIGCNNVDRAIYHLSQRGVKFDLDSKNVKNGKTIACYFADEIGGFAFHLVQA, from the coding sequence ATGAATCCCATCGTAGAAAAGGTCTATCAGATCGGCATTATCCCTGTTATCGCTTTCAACAGCGTTGATGAAGCCCTGCCCCTGTGCAAGGCTCTGGCTGACGGCGGTCTGCCCGCAGCTGAGGTCACCTTCCGCACCGCATGTGCTGAGGATTGCATCCGCAAGATCCACGAGGAGATGCCCGAGATGCTGCTGGGCGCAGGCACTGTCCTGACCACCGAGCAGGCTGACCGTGCAATGGCAGCAGGCGCATCCTTCATCGTTGCTCCCGGCTTTGACCCCGAGGTCTGCAAGCACGTCATCGACAAGGGCGGTATCATGATGCCCGGCACCTGCTCTGCAGGCGAGATGCAGCAGGCTATGAACATGGGCTGCGAGGCCCTGAAGTTCTTCCCCGCTGAGGCAAACGGCGGTGTCGGCATGCTGAAGAACATCGGCGCAGCCCTGAAGAGCGCACGCTGGATGTGCACCGGCGGTGTCAACGCAAAGAACGTCAACGACTATCTGGGCTACGACCAGATCTTTGCTGTGGGCGGCACCTGGATGTGCAAGAGCGACGTGATCAAGGCTCACGACTGGGCTAAGATCACCGCTCAGAGCAAGGAAGCGGTTGACACCATGCTGGGCCTGAAGCTGATGCACGTCGGCATCAACACCGAGAACGAGGAAGAGGCCATGAAGATGGCAAACCTCATCGGCAGCCTGCTGAACATGAAGGTCGCTCCCGGCAACTCCAGCATCTTTGTGGGCAACAAGGAGTTTGAGATCATGAAGAAGCCCGGCCGCGGCACCAATGGCCACATCGCCATCGGCTGCAACAACGTCGACCGTGCCATCTACCACCTGTCTCAGCGCGGCGTGAAGTTCGACCTGGACAGCAAGAACGTGAAGAACGGCAAGACCATCGCCTGCTACTTTGCAGACGAGATCGGCGGCTTCGCATTCCATCTGGTTCAGGCCTGA
- the kduI gene encoding 5-dehydro-4-deoxy-D-glucuronate isomerase, with amino-acid sequence MDIRYSCNQKDFKRYTTEEMRDEMLITGLYKADEVVAVYSHVDRMVTLGCMPVHETVSIDKGIDVWANFGTHYFLERREIGMFNIGKDSTGIVVADGVKYELGYKDCLYITKGTKEVTFASADPEHPAKFYMVSAPAHCSYETRLIKMADANHRPLGSVETCNKRTINQFIHPDVLKTCQLSMGMTELDAGSNWNTMPSHTHERRMEIYTYFELPEGQVVFHMCGEPTQTRHIVMHNEDAVISPSWSIHSGVGTSNYTFIWAMGGENMEFDDMDNIATTDLR; translated from the coding sequence ATGGATATCCGCTACTCCTGCAACCAGAAGGATTTCAAGCGCTATACCACTGAGGAAATGCGGGACGAAATGCTCATCACCGGCCTGTACAAGGCCGATGAGGTCGTTGCTGTGTACAGCCATGTGGACCGTATGGTCACGCTGGGCTGCATGCCGGTGCACGAGACCGTGTCCATCGACAAGGGCATCGACGTGTGGGCAAACTTCGGCACCCACTACTTTCTGGAACGCCGCGAGATCGGCATGTTCAACATCGGCAAGGATTCCACCGGCATCGTGGTGGCCGACGGCGTGAAGTACGAGCTGGGCTACAAGGACTGCCTGTACATCACCAAGGGCACCAAGGAAGTCACCTTTGCTTCCGCCGACCCGGAGCATCCCGCCAAGTTCTACATGGTGTCCGCTCCCGCACATTGCTCCTACGAGACCCGCCTGATCAAGATGGCTGATGCAAATCACCGTCCTCTGGGCAGCGTCGAGACCTGCAACAAGCGCACCATCAACCAGTTCATCCACCCGGATGTGCTGAAGACCTGCCAGCTGAGCATGGGTATGACCGAACTGGACGCCGGTTCCAACTGGAACACGATGCCCAGCCACACCCACGAGCGGCGCATGGAGATTTATACCTACTTTGAACTGCCCGAGGGGCAGGTGGTGTTCCACATGTGCGGCGAGCCTACCCAGACCCGCCACATCGTGATGCACAACGAGGATGCTGTCATCAGCCCCTCCTGGAGCATCCACAGCGGCGTAGGCACCTCAAACTATACGTTTATCTGGGCAATGGGCGGCGAGAACATGGAGTTTGACGACATGGACAACATCGCTACCACTGACCTGCGCTAA
- a CDS encoding cytochrome C: MKLKNIAIIAAAATLAVGMTACGSSTSSTAASSSVASSAAASSEAASSEAASSEAAEPTTAEYTVYNTTGSAVTELYLYDAGSDEKGDNLAGENGLADGENIVITRDVEADKQSDVTYILEFTTEDGQTQSFETLHYEVAPISLLSVDAAAGATPIAFTAPEK; encoded by the coding sequence ATGAAACTCAAGAACATTGCGATCATTGCTGCCGCTGCAACACTGGCTGTTGGCATGACCGCCTGCGGTTCTTCTACATCCTCCACCGCCGCTTCCTCTTCTGTGGCTTCTTCTGCTGCCGCTTCTTCCGAGGCTGCAAGCTCTGAGGCTGCATCCAGCGAAGCAGCTGAGCCCACCACTGCTGAGTACACTGTGTACAACACCACCGGTTCTGCCGTCACCGAGCTGTACCTGTACGATGCAGGCAGCGACGAGAAGGGCGACAATCTGGCCGGCGAGAACGGTCTGGCTGACGGCGAGAACATCGTCATCACCCGCGATGTGGAGGCCGACAAGCAGTCCGACGTGACCTACATTCTGGAGTTCACCACCGAGGACGGCCAGACCCAGAGCTTTGAGACCCTGCACTACGAGGTCGCTCCCATCTCCCTGCTGAGTGTGGATGCCGCTGCAGGTGCTACCCCCATCGCTTTTACTGCACCGGAAAAGTAA
- a CDS encoding gluconate 5-dehydrogenase, which produces MDLSAFNLQGKVALITGGAHGIGFSIAEGMAQCGATVCFNCSSEASLEKGLAAYKAAGIDAHGYVADVSDEDAVNTMVAKIKAEVGPVDILVNNAGLMKRVPMIEMSHADFMRVIDVHVGGAFNCSKAVLPDMMEKREGKIINICSMMSELGRETVSAYAAAKGALKMLTKNIASEYGEYNIQCNGMGPGYIATAQTAPLRELQPDGSRHPFDQFITAKTPAGRWGEPDDMVGPCVFLASHASDFVNGQILYADGGILAYIGRQPK; this is translated from the coding sequence ATGGATCTTTCCGCTTTCAACCTGCAGGGCAAGGTTGCTCTGATCACTGGCGGTGCCCACGGCATCGGCTTCTCCATCGCCGAGGGCATGGCCCAGTGCGGTGCAACCGTCTGCTTCAACTGCTCCTCCGAGGCAAGTCTGGAAAAAGGTCTTGCCGCCTACAAGGCTGCCGGCATCGACGCCCACGGCTATGTGGCAGATGTGTCCGACGAGGACGCTGTGAACACCATGGTGGCAAAGATCAAGGCTGAGGTGGGCCCTGTGGACATTCTGGTGAACAACGCCGGTCTGATGAAGCGGGTGCCCATGATCGAGATGAGCCACGCCGACTTCATGCGGGTCATCGACGTGCATGTAGGCGGTGCCTTCAACTGCTCCAAGGCCGTTCTGCCGGACATGATGGAAAAGCGCGAGGGCAAGATCATCAACATCTGCTCCATGATGAGCGAGCTGGGCCGCGAGACCGTCTCTGCCTACGCCGCCGCCAAGGGTGCACTGAAGATGCTCACCAAGAACATCGCTTCCGAGTACGGCGAGTACAACATCCAGTGCAACGGCATGGGACCCGGCTACATTGCCACCGCCCAGACCGCACCCCTGCGGGAGTTGCAGCCGGACGGCAGCCGCCACCCCTTCGACCAGTTCATCACCGCCAAGACCCCCGCAGGCCGCTGGGGTGAGCCGGACGACATGGTGGGCCCCTGCGTGTTCCTTGCAAGCCACGCTTCCGACTTTGTGAACGGCCAGATCCTGTACGCCGACGGCGGCATTCTGGCTTACATCGGCCGCCAGCCCAAGTAA